Proteins from one Cryptomeria japonica chromosome 4, Sugi_1.0, whole genome shotgun sequence genomic window:
- the LOC131069006 gene encoding probable leucine-rich repeat receptor-like protein kinase At5g63930 — MLIELSSTTSCSQRVMSVSSATLCFCGLALLITSANGLLEEGDTLLQIKESLEGCGGTNFLADWSNASASSDFCKWQGVKCTSTSRNVISLALAGENLCGHLSSMIGKLSLLEELDLSSNRLSGHVPPELGNCTRLQHLNLSYNFFSGVIPSTLVNCSLLTFLDLSSNNISGFILPELGELSYLSELHLYANNLSGAVPASLGKLANLQVLRVGYGNRFTGSLPPEIGNCSKLTFISFASSNLEGTIPWEIGKLQRLEALILFDNQLNGYIPSSIGNCSALQVFGVYRNNIQGPIPRELGLLRRLQILWVYKNILSGHLPNELGNMSMLQVLDVSDNNLVGSLPQEIGRLKSLSLLSLFNNNLSGTIPESLGNLASLQILNLDGNQITGTLPEGLGFLPNLSLLFISSNRLEGQLPASLRNFSSLEILDAYSNRLSGEYPPGICRAKQLKILNLFDNLLVGNISLLSKNCISLRRVRLQSNNFTGHIPSDISEVSGSVYLELSFNSIHGEIPAEVGQLNNLTNLIVSRNYITGPIPPQIGDLTNLGRLKLSNNRLSGSIPSQVGSLMNLEWLDLSGNSLEGAIPQHLGNKFSYLLILRLSFNNLSGSIPASLGDCSSLIELDLSRNQLEGSIPREIGKLVHLSTGLDLSWNRLSDSLPPEIGNLLLLESLDISHNQLSGQIPAALRGLVLLSKFNFSFNRFTGRIPALKAFSKGPASAFDGNDALCGPPTSSSCLEISNSNSTSNNKSLGTGSMVGIVIAGLAAVALLMMGLTVYYNRSDTAAQGVEETREEDIGDGSFSNVEVDVAGGYKHRITYQEILKSTEEFSDKYLIGSGSFGRVYKAHLRKAENSIAIAAKVLSLHEDGKSNLRREIEALKFVRHRNIVRFLGFVYGTGSINMDILLFEYMAKGSLGEALKSQRLGWKIRLNIGLGVAQALKYLHHDCTPPIVHRDLKSANILLDEEYEAHVADFGLAKLLYQEGRSSSSSLYAGTHGYMAPECGYGVRSSPKQDVFSFGVVLLELVTGKPAIVDEEGGGGESRGLAEWAAIMQRKKDGRVVLDFIDVELVNDYEK, encoded by the exons ATGTTGATCGAGCTTTCATCCACAACTTCTTGCAGTCAGAGAGTTATGTCTGTGTCTTCAGCCACTCTATGTTTCTGTGGACTAGCATTGCTGATTACCAGCGCCAACGGGCTTTTAGAAGAAGGCGACACACTATTACAAATAAAAGAGTCGCTAGAGGGTTGTGGAGGTACAAATTTCCTGGCAGACTGGTCCAATGCCTCTGCTTCATCTGATTTCTGTAAATGGCAAGGCGTCAAGTGCACATCAACATCCCGCAACGTTATTTCACTCGCTCTGGCCGGTGAAAACCTATGCGGCCATCTTTCTTCTATGATTGGGAAGCTTAGCCTGCTGGAGGAGCTCGACCTTTCCAGCAACAGATTATCTGGACATGTTCCTCCTGAATTGGGAAATTGCACCCGCCTTCAGCACCTTAATCTCTCCTATAACTTCTTCAGTGGTGTCATCCCCTCAACTTTGGTGAACTGCAGCTTGCTTACTTTTCTTGACCTTAGTTCAAATAATATATCTGGTTTCATTCTTCCAGAGCTGGGGGAGTTGTCCTATCTGTCCGAACTTCATTTATATGCTAACAATCTCTCTGGAGCAGTGCCGGCATCTCTTGGTAAGCTTGCAAATCTTCAAGTTTTAAGGGTAGGGTATGGTAACCGCTTTACGGGTTCCTTACCACCTGAAATTGGTAACTGCTCAAAGCTCACGTTTATCAGCTTTGCCTCCTCCAATCTGGAAGGCACAATCCCATGGGAAATCGGCAAATTGCAAAGGTTAGAAGCTCTAATTTTGTTTGATAACCAATTGAATGGTTATATCCCTTCAAGCATTGGGAATTGCTCGGCCCTGCAAGTGTTTGGTGTTTATAGAAATAATATACAAGGTCCCATTCCAAGAGAGCTTGGCCTTCTCAGGCGTCTCCAAATTCTGTGGGTGTACAAGAATATTCTTTCAGGACATCTTCCCAACGAATTGGGCAACATGTCAATGTTGCAAGTGCTAGACGTGTCTGACAACAATCTTGTTGGAAGTTTACCACAGGAAATAGGTAGGTTGAAAAGTTTGAGTTTACTAAGCCTTTTCAATAATAATCTTTCTGGCACGATACCTGAGTCCTTGGGAAATCTTGCTAGCTTACAAATATTAAATTTGGATGGAAATCAAATCACCGGCACCTTGCCGGAAGGACTTGGTTTTCTTCCCAATTTGAGTCTGCTGTTTATCAGTAGCAACAGATTGGAAGGTCAGTTGCCTGCATCCCTCAGAAATTTCAGCAGTCTGGAGATCTTGGACGCCTATTCCAATCGATTAAGCGGGGAATATCCTCCTGGAATATGTAGGGCTAAGCAATTAAAGATTCTCAATCTTTTCGACAATCTTCTGGTGGGAAATATCTCTCTTCTTTCGAAGAACTGTATTTCATTGAGGCGAGTTCGGCTGCAAAGTAACAACTTCACAGGCCACAttccttcagatatctcagaagtGTCTGGTTCGGTTTACCTGGAGTTGTCCTTCAACAGTATTCATGGAGAAATACCTGCCGAGGTAGGCCAGCTCAACAATCTCACTAATCTCATTGTTTCTAGGAATTACATAACTGGACCTATTCCTCCTCAAATTGGGGATCTCACAAACCTGGGCAGGCTCAAGTTGAGCAACAACAGACTCAGCGGAAGTATTCCTTCCCAAGTCGGAAGTCTCATGAATTTAGAATGGCTGGATCTCAGTGGAAACTCACTTGAAGGTGCTATTCCTCAACATCTCGGCAACAAATTTTCCTACCTGCTCATCTTACGGTTAAGTTTCAACAATTTGAGTGGAAGTATCCCTGCATCTCTGGGAGATTGCTCAAGTTTGATAGAGTTAGACCTGTCTCGAAACCAACTTGAAGGATCGATTCCTAGGGAAATAGGAAAGCTGGTGCATCTGTCAACTGGGTTGGATCTCAGTTGGAACAGATTATCTGATTCTCTTCCACCAGAGATTGGAAATCTTCTGCTTCTTGAATCATTAGACATCTCCCACAACCAACTATCCGGTCAGATTCCAGCGGCTTTGAGAGGATTAGTGCTTCTTtcgaaattcaatttttcattCAATCGATTCACTGGTCGAATTCCTGCTCTGAAGGCTTTCTCTAAAGGCCCAGCAAGCGCCTTCGATGGTAACGACGCCCTGTGCGGCCCACCCACTTCCAGTTCCTGCTTGGAAATTAGTAATAGTAATAGTACCAGTAATAACAAGAGTTTGGGTACAGGCAGCATGGTAGGAATTGTTATCGCTGGATTGGCTGCTGTTGCGCTTCTAATGATGGGCCTTACAGTATATTATAATCGGAGCGACACAGCTGCACAAGGTGTAGAAGAAACACGAGAGGAAGATATAGGCGATGGATCATTCAGCAATGTGGAGGTGGATGTTGCCGGAGGTTATAAGCACAGAATTACGTATCAAGAAATTTTGAAATCTACGGAAGAATTCAGTGATAAATATCTAATCGGCTCTGGTAGCTTCGGTAGAGTGTACAAAGCTCATCTGAGGAAAGCTGAGAACAGCATTGCAATTGCTGCAAAGGTCTTGAGTTTGCACGAGGATGGGAAAAGTAATTTGAGGCGCGAGATAGAAGCTCTCAAGTTCGTCCGCCACAGAAACATTGTGCGATTTCTTGGGTTCGTGTATGGTACTGGCAGCATCAATATGGACATTCTGCTCTTCGAATACATGGCAAAGGGTTCTTTGGGGGAGGCACTAAAATCACAAAGGCTAGGGTGGAAGATTCGATTGAATATAGGTTTGGGAGTAGCGCAGGCTCTGAAATATTTGCACCACGACTGCACACCTCCAATTGTACACCGTGACCTTAAATCGGCCAACATTTTGCTGGACGAAGAATACGAAGCACATGTGGCTGACTTCGGCCTTGCAAAATTGCTCTACCAAGAAGGCCGAAGCAGTAGCTCCTCTCTTTACGCTGGCACTCATGGTTATATGGCTCCAG AATGCGGGTATGGAGTAAGGTCTTCCCCGAAGCAAGATGTGTTCAGCTTTGGAGTTGTGCTGCTGGAGCTTGTCACTGGCAAGCCAGCCATCGTGGATgaggaaggaggaggaggagaaagCAGAGGTTTGGCTGAATGGGCTGCTATCATGCAGAGAAAGAAAGATGGCCGCGTAGTTCTGGATTTCATAGATGTCGAGCTGGTAAATGATTACGAAAAATGA
- the LOC131875197 gene encoding uncharacterized protein LOC131875197, whose protein sequence is MTHKLNFFCKISGAKLSQSKSICLGWNNHPPDWFSKFEFQWGGPSNIVRYLGIPFSVDPSLKDMWSWVKDKIHNKLNKWHNRSLSFAGRVQVCQKILSSYNIYYASAWMFNDYQVMEIQKAIRKYLWLDGKGNNKAHSVKWSWCHVDKLFGGLGLKDLRLSGLALASKWIFHVLEGDDRWRVLIRNNIERGYPKNAKFWKNLPLIDLICSEFPIIVQGSAVFKSIGKAWNHVRQFIKNKDFFDDKTLHGERSTWWNLKLGNKPLALTQGCSAKCWANLGIK, encoded by the coding sequence ATGACTCATAAACTCAATTTTTTCTGTAAGATTTCTGGAGCTAAGTTATCCCAGTCCAAGTCTATTTGTCTTGGATGGAATAACCATCCTCCTGATTGGTTCAGTAAGTTTGAATTTCAGTGGGGTGGTCCCTCAAATATTGTTAGATACTTGGGTATTCCCTTTTCTGTTGATCCTTCTTTGAAAGATATGTGGAGTTGGGTTAAAGATAAGATTCATAATAAGTTGAATAAGTGGCATAACAGGTCTCTGTCTTTTGCGGGTAGAGTGCAAGTTTGTCAAAAGATTCTCTCTTCTTACAATATTTATTATGCTTCGGCTTGGATGTTTAATGATTACCAAGTTATGGAAATTCAAAAGGCTATCAGGAAGTATCTTTGGTTGGATGGGAAAGGAAATAACAAGGCTCACTCTGTTAAATGGAGTTGGTGTCATGTGGATAAACTCTTTGGGGGCTTAGGGCTTAAAGACCTAAGACTGAGTGGTCTTGCTTTGGCCTCCAAATGGATCTTTCATGTCTTGGAGGGGGATGACCGTTGGAGAGTTCTTATTCGTAACAATATTGAAAGGGGTTATCCTAAGAACGctaaattttggaaaaatctccCTCTTATTGATCTTATTTGTAGTGAATTCCCTATCATTGTTCAAGGCTCGGCTGTGTTCAAGTCTATCGGGAAAGCCTGGAACCATGTTAGGCAATTCATTAAGAATAAGGATTTTTTTGATGATAAGACCCTCCATGGTGAGAGGTCCACTTGGTGGAACCTTAAGCTTGGAAATAAGCCCCTTGCCCTTACCCAAGGCTGTTCTGCCAAATGTTGGGCTAACCTTGGGATCAAGTAG